The stretch of DNA tttgttttccaTGTTAGCAACTCTGATCCATGGAGTTTGTTGTTGTAGTTCATAGACAATACAATTCAAGCAAGGATTATGtaattgaattttttatgatttctattgtaatttttatgtattGAATAAATGTgttcaatattatttaaatatagctttttgaataatttgtttttattatataatttaaatgaatatattttaaattaaaaaaaattataaattagttttTATGACTAAATATTAGTCactgaataattaatttatgtaattctttatttattattgttaactaaactatttagtcacaaaatattagtttttttataacTAAATTTTAGTTGTTAAAGTTTACTTTTTTGGTTGTTGAAAGTGCATATTGGTATTTATGTGACCAATACATCAATCTTATTGTGactaactttaatatattttgtaactaaattttagtcatagaaaataacattatttgtgactaaatatattagTCACTAAATCTCTTCTACGACCGACATTCAGCGACTAAATggtgactaaaaataattagtcacaaaaaattttggGTGACTAAATAACGAGTTTTAATGACTAAAAAACTAGTCGGTGAAAATGGGTTTTTTTGTAGTGATGGCAGTCGTGTGACTTCAATCCGATGacatttgttaaatttttgtttactttctttttcaaattcgAACAAAAGCCATCAGGAAATTTCACATCtttaataaatttacaaaattggAGCCTATCATCAAGTTTAAGAACGTAAGGTGCATGAGGTTTCAACAGCTTCCCCCTCTCATCTtcataaatccataaccattctcTGACTCCTAACTTCTTCAAATGGTGTATTGCATTGGTAGTGTCCTTGGATTTATCATTGTCCAAGATTGTTCCTAATAAACTATCACAAACATTCTTCTCAACTTGCATGACATCAATATTGTGTTTAAGAATGTTTGAAAACCAATAGTCAAGCTTGTAGAAGATGCTTTTTTTCCTCCAATTTTGATTTTCTGCAACTCGCCTACGCTTCACACCACCAAATAGCTCACGATTTCCCGGGAGATGGGGTGGGAGTTTATTTACTTGTTCTAATACTTCCTCACAAGTAAAACGCCTTGGAGGAGGTCTTCTCTCAATTTGTCCGTCGAATTGAGTATCCCTTCTCATTCGATGGTTATTTGGCAAAAATCTTCTATGACCTACGTAAGATGTCTTACCAATTACTCGAATGGAACGGTATCTTCATTACAAGTGGGACAAGCTTTGTATCCCTGACCACTCCAACCAGACAAATAACTACGAGCTGGAAAATCATTAACTGTCCACAGAAGAGCTGCACGTAGCTTGAACACAGTGTTGGTTCAACTATCTCTCATATCTACTCCGTTAACCCACAACTCCTTCAATTCATCCACCAAGGGTCTTAAAAATACATCTATGTCCATTCTCGGTGATTTTTCTCCAGGAATAAGAATGGTCAACATAAAATTATTATCTTTCATACATAACCAAGGTGGAAGATTATAGTTCGCCAAAACTACAGGCCACATACTGTAAGCTTGGCTCATGTTGCCAAATAGATTAAAGCCATcggtagctaaacctagaagaaCATTTCAAGGTTCACTAGCAAAATCAAGATGTTTGGCATCAAAATTCTTCCACGCTGCACCAACCAAAGGGTGTCGCATCACAGCGTCATCTTTTCATTTACCAGTGTGGTGCCATGTATTTTGGTGTATGCCTAGAAGTATACAGTCTCTTTAGTCGCAGAGTTAACGGAAAGTAATGCATCACCTTATGAGGCACCTTTTTTGCTCCTTAATTTTCTGAAGTTATCAATCTATTGGTGCCACAAACTTGGCATGAATCATTTGCATGTTCATTGTAAAATAAACAGCAATTATGCTTGCACACATGAATTGACTCATACCTCAGCCCTAATTTCTTCAATCTTTTCTTGGCATCATAGTAGTTTGacagaattttattttcctttcGAAAAGCTAATTTTAATAACTTCAATAATTCATCAAATATGTTGTTAGGAATCTGTCTCCTAAATTTCAAATGTAATAACTTtgccaaaaaattaaaaaaaaaattataatcatataaaatgCATTTATTACTACATACACTTAAAATCtaaatttttacaaatttatacatttaaaatttttaagcaaaatattatatgtatatatatacattgtttaaaaattatacatttacataaaacacacatatatatacatatatatacatataaggaacacttcttaatgggtattacccgtgaatggttactaaacaaatttaactataaatattaattttaaaaatatcaaaccatagaattttgatttaataacgaataattaaattacaaatgaatatttatgcttaatttaactacttaattaaaaaaagtataaaaaaatatctctttttacactatatcaaaaatatgttcatgcaaaaatatttaactcaaactcaactttttcttttcatatTCTTCTTGCTAAAAAACgatttttaaaagttttttttttaccgatggaacTGCAATCTCAAcctatatgatataaaaatgcgatattttttaattaaatagaaaaattaagtataaaaattcaaattttctaattttacccattcatTAGTAATACCCTTAAGAGtgcatacatacatataatatatacacataaataaaattatatatttatacagtaccaatcacatatatttacacatacatatatatatacaacatacCAATTACTAAACATTCAAAGATGGAaaaataaatctaataaaaaaaaaaacctgttAATTTCTCGCCAAGCTTTTTACTCTTCCCTCGTTTTCACTTTCCATTAGTGTTCCGAGCAGAGTATCTCCCCCAATACTTCAAGCAtggacaaaaaataaataaccatacaaaaaaaaaaacaaaaatgaaagggagaaatgaaaaaaaaaatagtgaaaaaaatATTACCTGTCAAAGAAAATGGCGGTGGAATGGCGGTTGACGGTGGAGAAATGGTCAGAGGAAGAGGAGGGTCGGGGTGAATTTTGTgggagaaaaatgaaaaatgtatTATGAGTTAGGGGTTGGTATTATATAGTGTTTTATTATCGGTGAGACCCGCCGGTGTTAATAGGGGTTCCACCGAAAAGAATTTTTGACTAATACCGGTGAAACCCACCTCTAATAATTCGCTGGTATTAGTTATTTCAAATTTTGGGCGGTCAAAATCCGGCCCAAAGTATTAGAGGCGGATTTAATTTCCGCCAGTAATACTCTatatccgccggtattaatattattaattaaatatttattttcttaattattaaaaaatattaccgGCGAAATACCTTTTTTGCCGGTAATAACTCCATTTATACCGGCGGTTTGACTCCGCCGGTATTGAACCAAATTCTTGGAGTGTTAAGACTTCTagctatttttccaattttctttAGTCTTGATTGAATGATGACTTCACTTTTTTTTTGGGCTGAAGAATCATGACATGTAATCGAAATATCTGATATTCACGCAAGTAAATACATTAATTTATCTTGCAAGTGTAAATTGTAATGAAGGAGTAAAGCTGTATATATAATTGCCTAATTGGCTCTTCAAATGGGAAAACCAAAcaatatcaaataaataaatcaatattaAAAGTAGAGTAGTTAATTAGTTGAGAGAATCAATCTCTTGCTTGAACTTGGGCATGGCTAGCCTCGGAAGAGAGACCAATATCCCAACTCCACCTTTTAATGAAGGATCAGATTTTGGAGCAGGCAAAAAGGTGCACAAATCTACTGACCCAAAACAGTCCCATGGCAACGATGTCACGTTTTCAACATTCCATCCTGATCCGAACTCATCCGAAACTAATCCCAAATTCCTCCAATCAGTCAATGCCATGAGTGCTCCTGTAGCCTTAATTTTTGGATTATCACGGTTGGCTAGTTTGGTCTCACAAATATCAATAGATTTTCTGATGTAGTTGTTGTCCAAAAcatccttcttcttctcctttatCATATTTACAATTTCAGATAAAGATTTATCTTCTAGTTCTCTGCCAGTGAGTTCCACTGCAGAGGTCAAAAATGCATTCCCGTAATACCCTTCAGGCAAAGGAGGGTCTATGAGCTTTCTCAAACCTGTAGCGAAATACAAACATGTTTTTCCATCATGATTGAGCTCTAAGGCTCTCAGTCTGGCTTTCCAAACAAAGGCTGCAAGTATTTCAAAGGTAGTAACATTACTGGGAGAACCACCACTAATTATCTCATCTTTGAGTCTCTTCATGGTATCACTCTTTAAGTAAAAGATCTCATCTACAATGTCAGAAGAGGGCATGTATGGTGACGTAGCAGGATGACTCATGCTGAGCTTGAGAGACTCTTTGATGGGTGTTCCCACAAGTCTCTCTCTTTCCCATACCGGCTTCACTGAGAGCTCTTTGCCTTTGGAAAGCTCAGCCAAGGCCTTGAAGATCTGAGCAGCCCCAAAACCATCGGAGACCATGTGAGATATTCCAAACCCAATGGTAAAACCTCCACAAGAGAATCGAGTGACTTGTAGGACGAAAGGGCAATCGCTTGTAGGAGAAGGGAAGACCAAGTTCTTGGCCATCTCGAAATCAATATCGTCCAAGTAATTAAGCGAGGAAAGACGACAGTTGGCGGTGGCCACCAAATAGGGAACACCAGTAGCGTCGCAAGTGAGTTGAAGCCTTCCATCGTGGTCTAGCCGTTTGAGTCTCCCGGCTAGAGGGTAGTAATAGACGAGAGCATCAGAGACAGCTTGCTTGATCATCTCAGCTGGATCGACGCCATTAGTGTGATCATGTTGGGCCTTGTATACGTAGATGGCTTTGGAGAAGCATTCGAGGTTGGCCTCATTGTCAAGAGTGGACAAAGAGAGAACTTCCGAAGGTGTGGCTTTGGATGGCTTCACAAGCTCAACTTCCTCCtttacaaccaaaaattcagtAGTGTTGAGTTGAGGAGACATGGcaataataatattgaaatGTTTAGATGAAATTAGAAATAAGCTTAAGAAGTATAATATCCAATATGGGCTATATATTGTGGTAGTGAATTATGATCAATGGTAGAGAGTAGTGATTAAGTAGAAGTGATGATTTCGAATATGGGGAATTATCTCTcttatttatactatatatataatatatcatcaGCTGCTTTCCCTACTAGTGCAAATGTGCGTGTCTTCTAACTTTGCATGGTTGGTGGGTGGGTCTGCTTAGTTTGGCGTGCTATATATCTTCATTTTTGACTTGACCAATATACTCAtatgtttatattatttatcCAATTGGAGtgtaaagtttttaaaaattatattttgctgGTCAAGAATGGTTGGACCATGGAACATTATAACATATATGGTTAATTTCTGGGAAAGTGCATGGCTTCTAACTTGATTCTTGAATAAAGATGAGAGGTCTAacctttattaattttgaattggattataaaaaaaaaagatttgaatCCAAGTCATTATTAATTCTACACTAACCATCTCCGTACGTAGCGTTTTCACAAAACATTGATGGTTTTCACAGAATTGTTATTAAGTCCTTCTATTACACTATTCTAACGATCTTTTcgattgttttttattttatttttttggcctGGTCGGtaactattaattaataattaattagtttttatttatttaactaaaaactaaaaataaataagtaaataaaatgaataatttgtggcataaatacataaatttaagaGGATTTAccacatatactatttttttaactttttttcaaatttacggtttgtaTTTCTATAGTGAATgcaacgctagttgcaatagggatatctatacgattttttgttgcaatttaggttgcagcgctagatGCAATAGGAGAATCTACGTAGAATTCCgttaaaatgcaaaaaaaaaaaaaaaaaaaaaaactgttttgaagtgtaaaaataaaaaaactcttaAATTTAACTCTCAGTcgtaaataaatacctaaatttaattttggCAGTAATAATACGtaagttatatttctagaaCTCTGTAGGTATCTGACAGTTAAATGTCAAGTCGTcatccacgtgtcattttttattggtatatttaattaatttttttaaaaaaaataaaaattcataacatgGACCAATCAGAGATATCCACGTGAAAATTtacttaatattaaataatcagGTACCTACAGAGTTTTAAAagtataacttaggtattattgtCGCGAGGAGTGCTAATTCCAACCTCCTATTACAACCCTCTCAGTCAACCTCCACGTCTGATATCACATgccgaaatatttttttcatagcgTTATTCATTATAGATATGATatcatccctgtaaatttttgaaaaatttcgaataattTACGATACCGAAAACAGAGTTCTTGATATTCCAATTTACCACGCgtgttcaaaaaacttcaaacgtatTTTCAGCACTGAaaactattcgaaatttttcaaaattttacaggAATGATGTTGTAAGCATAACAAACACCGCagtgaaaaaaaatagaaaaaaatattccgacatGTGTTTTCGGCCATGGAGGTTGACTAAGAGGTTGCAACAGTAAgttccaaaaattaaacttaggtatttatttgcagTTAGGAGTTaaatttaggtatttatgccacaaattacTCAAATAAAAACAAGGTTTCATCGgttgaatcagaaaaaaaaaattattgaaatatttttaaaattgttttagAAAATGCAAAAACCAACCAGTGTTGGtagtttcaaaaattaaaaagtgtttggttgaagttttagattttttttttcagaaatgaAAACCTCAATGAAATTTATGTAGTAGGCCCCTAAATGTTCGTTCTGGTAGATTTTTTATCTGTTTCGGTAACCGAAAAAACATTTTAGTCTAATTTCTTATAATAATCGAGTATGTTGTAAATATTTAGGAttacttgtaaatttttaaaaaattcagaatAGTTTACAGAgctgaaaattaaatttaaacaaTTACTTACTATGCATgtgtataagaaaatataatcgTGCTTGCAACAAATATGTAAAACTTATTTAGGTACTATAAGTTActcaaaaaattttgaaaatttacaatataataaataactataatacatGATCATGAAAAAAATTGACTATATATTTTTTCTGTATAGCGAAACTATTAGAATTGATTAGTTTTATGTTATTGAGCTTTTTCCTTTGGGCTAGTCTCTCTATAATTGGGTTGTACAACTCTTGTATAAATACTACCATTTATTTCCTTTTACAATTATATGAGAATTTCACCACTTTCTTGATATTTTTtcctaatatggtatcagatgATATTCTTCTTTCATTCTAACAACTTTACCTCAAAACCCTAATCACCATGGTTCAAACACGAGGTATCCTTTGTCTCTCGCCTGCCGTCACTGCCAATGTTGTCGACCACCCTTTTCCTCCATTGAAGCTTCGAACTAGGTTCATGTTGAATCAATTGTGGCTCAGGCATCTTCTCTGGCACCTTTGCCGACCTCTGAAGGTCCTTCTTCAAAAGCTTCAATGATCTCTCCTACATCTACGATTGGTTCTCTTCCTGTTGAAATCTTGACCATCGATGTGTCATCTTCGCTATTCATTCCACTGCCCTCATTGAATCCTAATGGATCGTTCTCCTTACCTTCATTTTCCTCTATTTTTTTATGAGCTTCGCACTAGTGTCCTCTATTTTTTCTAGTTTTTCAGCTCCTCATCCTGTGGTTCTAACGACATCTTTCCACCTGGCTTTGGTATGTTTGATCCTCCTGGTGTGAATCTTGATCAACCTTCTATTGATGAACGCAATTCATATCATCTTGGAACTAGAGACAACCCAAACTTCCTCATTGTTCCCTTCCAATTGACTACCCCAAGATAATTTTCAGTCATGGAAGCATGCTGCCACAATCAATCTGGCTGCCAAGAATAAAACTCCCTTCATTAAAGTTTCTCTTTCTCGTCCCCCTATTAATCATCCGTATAGATCTGCTTGGGATCAATGTAATTGTATGGTTATGGCATGGATATTGCAATCAATTTCAAGAGAAATTGCAGCAAGCATTATGTTCAAAGACTCGACTCTTGCTATATGGAAATATCTTCACGATCGATTCAATCAGAGTAATGGCCCtcagatctttcatctcaagaCTTCTCTAACTCGCATCAAACAAGGTGCCAATTCTATCACCACTTATTTTACTCAGCTGCAGTCCCTTTGGGATGAACTCAATGAGTTTCAACCATTCACGCCGTGTTCTTATGGCTGTACTTGTGGTGCTATGCAACAGATCCAGGATCACTATGCTCGTGATCAGATCTTGCAATTTCTTATTGGCCTTAATGAACTCTATGTTGGTACTCGTGATCAAATCTTAATGTTTGACCCCCTTCCACCACTCTCCAAGGTTTTCTCCATGGCGGTGCAGCAAGAGCATCAACGTTCTCTTGTTCTTGCAAATGCTATGGCTATACTGCTGCCTCATCGAACCGTCCTCCGTCCACCACTAATAGAAACCTCATCCTACTTGCTCTCACTGCCTCAAACTAAGTCATTTGGTTGAGAAATATTACTTTCTCCACGATTTCCCTCTTGGATATGGTGACAAGCGCAAACAACCCGATTTAGCCAAGTGTAATCAAGCTTCGACCACTCTTATTACTGGATAGGACACAACCTCACAACTGCAACTCAGTCAACAACTCATTCTACTTCTGAGCCAGCAGCTCCAGCAACCATCAACTTCCAGAGATGTTCTTTCGAGTGCCTCTAATGTGTTTGGTAACTCTAATTTTTTCTCAACTTTTTAGATTGTTGATAGTGGTGCTATACACCATATATGCAATAATATTAGATGTTTTACTGCTCTTGATTATAATATTGCTGCTACTTTAGTTACTTTGCTTAATGGTCAGCAAATTAAAGTCATTGTCTCTAGTATTGTTCATCTTAACAAAGATATTAGCCTGAAAAATGGCCTTTTCTTCCCTGAAtttaaattcaatttattttcagtGACTGGTTTTTTGAAGAATAATCCTAACttgctgattttttttattcttggtGTGTTATTTAGACACCCTCTCAGAATTTAATGATTGGGACGGCTAAGAAAGTTGGGAAGCTCTTCTTCTTTGAGCAAGAAATCCATTTTGTTTACTTCTGATGCATTAGTTTCTACAAATAATAATTGTACTACCGATAATCCTTGGCACTTTTGCCATGGACATCCTTCAATGTTCATTTCTAATTCAATAAATAAGACATTACAATTTTCTACAAAGTCTTATAGTAAACATTGTTCTATTTGTTACTTTGCTAAACAAAAATGTCTTCTTTTTAATTCTCAACATAATATGGCTGCTGCCACTTTCAATTTAATCAATATTGATACTTGGGGCTCTTTTCATATTGAAAGTATTGAgggatataaatattttttttaccattATGGATGATTTTTTCGGTTTACTTGGGACTATATGCTTACTAACAAGTCTGATGTTTCCTTTCTTATTCCCcaattttttaagtttattgCCACTCAATTTtctatgaatataattttataaatattaaattaaaatttgtatttaaatttatctaaattagtaatttaattaaataaattaattaattttgaaataaatagattaaaatagatatcaaaatgaaaatacaatgcctttttaaataatgagctttagtttaagatattcgatctttattgttggtcttacatgattttttattttcaatgggATCTctagacgctagacttcgtccccctaataGATGGTGATCCATTGAACACTAACACcataagatctcgaaagataaatattttctattctttttttttttctagtagaCTTATCCCTCCATGACtacttagaattaaatttacaaatatgaaacaatagtggaagctcataaaataagaagaaCATTGACTCTTACCTACCGAGacaatgttggattcttattttgatcgaataaaaagttGCTAAAATGATGTCCATTTTAGAtaagctgactactctattcaactaatgataTCTTCGACTCTCATCTACCGAAACACTGTATATTATTTAGTTGATAACTTTggaaatatttaagatatgtttgttttgtattttctcatGTCTTCATTACTTGCTAAATGTTTAcaaatttctgaattgtgtatgaatttattttgaacttgtattgttttctgttattaattctGTAGTATCAATTTTGAACTTCactgttggtctaacttggtttgatgtttttaatgggacaatCCCAATAGATTTTCATCCGTTAgataacataatagtgttagatctcgtgagacaagtattttgtaaatacaAAATCTAGTTGACTCATCCCAACGATGACAACTTAGAGTAGTGTTTACAATGCTGAAATAATGAAGAGGTTTATgaaataaccttgactctcgcctactgaaTCAtttttggattcttattttaatcgaaattatcctttagtttttcctcttagcttttTCATTAAGAAATTGCTTAAGATAGTATATCATTGGACAAGAAGGTTTGTGACTCATCTGCTTATATGATGTCTGTTTTCATCTATAAAAATAAGTCGTGTAGATGACCATATTCTAGATATTCTATCTCGTAATGATATAAATCATCGATCTTAAAAAAATCTTCTACTTACATATGCTTACTAAAGGCAACTTAAACCTAGAGTTGAATTAGTATTTTAAATGGAGGTCCAAGCTAGAATAATTTCTCATTGAATATTTGGTATAGATTTATGTcattgactttaaattttagattttaaataaaaattcaatttcaatttttagaATACATTGAACACTACGATATAACTTTCACAAgtgattaatatttattttctatcaatggatccaaactgtatgttaaatgTATGGATTATGAGTTTTATATTTTGTGATTAGAATCTACttgaactattctaagaactctttgttgtaactaaacctaGGGATCATCAAAAGATCACACCCACAATTATGcatctatggcatttgcatcttgttcatagtagttttgacaagatcattcgcTGCAAAGAGAAAACATGCCAATATCTACTTGGAAGTATGTTTATCTGTATTCGAACATATagatgtacattcaagggtggatatgagttattGCTAAGTTCTTAGATGATCTCTCTAGAATATACCTTAtgccaaaaaaaattgaaatgtttgagaaatttcatgaaaCTCTAGAAATTGTGAAAGCCATTAGTGTAAGTGGTTAAATATCTTGcaactaataggggtggagaataattgtttatgtagttcaaaaattattaagttaAACTTTGAATTGTATCCAAATTTACCTCCCTAGAACTTCAGAGTCACATAATGATGAAAatataaggtctatgattagttactagctgttgtgatattttgcacacgcaagtgcacgtatcgtttacaagtagtagactcactaagagtgaggtcgatcccacgaggattgtagtgaagtacgttaaaattaaacttttacttctatttggttaaataaaaattaagaataggctaaaactagaaaaataataaaaacagtgATAGGAGAAACAATTTAAGGAAATTaacagttaataaaaactagggcttcgatttcaattgtatctattgattatggcctaatatgattatcgcCTTATTtttatgcaatagcaggtttactaaggtaatttatagtcttctcagatatataaatctcaatcacatgcaaactttctactcttataataaatttaacatgcaatagGCATTAAACagaaaaaccctataagctatctaaaccatataggtgttggaaatattttaccaggatctagatttactaccatgtatgtttcattaacatcctaatatgaattctaaaacaatgaaataaacacatataaagtttaggaaaccttacattgggtgcagcagaatataatgactccttccgttcagatctctagcccttgattcctttctgtagcagagcatcaccaagatctgaacctagatctctttctctccttcctttgatgctgattctccttcttgattggattctacacaatcttccacactatgattgagataccacttgatgtgtgtgggcactactctatcactagggtatttcgaaattgaagagaagaaaaacaagagagggtggcggctataAGGCTTAGGTTTTctctgaaaaagaataagatgcaagtccatagtttcctgaagccaacactttctatttatagaatgccatctaggtttaggttagaatgacattaaaataatgaaaaatataaatagtaaatcctatacaaagtggctggccatattattggataatgggcctcactttgcaattttgctattttgttatttttcaatcccattttctcaaaattgccaattttccaattcaaccatttaaatgtcaattctaattatttaataacttaaaaaataattattaaataatattgtcatttaatatatttactaatttagacatataaagtctcttaattaataaataaacctagaatctcttttctttacaatttcgcccttgcttagtgaaaattcataaactagacatagtctaactttagaattataactgattaattaaaatcaattaactgagtcttacaagcagtatggtctcaactagtatgggcaCAAAACTTAACAATAGGTaatctcgtcctatatcgaaattcagttctatttcactatagcataattgacactcacttctcagatctcgcatcaaaatcatagacaattaattggtgatcaggcaattaaaagtagttaagcatgaatgaaatagaatacatagaaactggggggaaaataaatcatattaatacCATAAAGCAAtatcaaacaatatccatctaaccctaatcaagtgtttagctacacatggaagcaaaatcacacatattaactttaagagagagatagagaataAAATAGTGCTGAAAACTATCTGCAGAATGCCTCCAGTATTGACTTCTGTCTCTGAAATTCGTACTCTTTTTTCCCTCTCAATTGCCTCTCCCAAAACTATTGAAGTCTACTTCTTTTATAgccaaaaaatgataaaataaacgtTGAAGAAAAAACCTATTCTCCTTAGGATTAGAAAACCTATTCTGCTTAGGATTAGAATAGGAGGTGAGTTTTCTgctgcgttgactgatagtattttggccataaatctctcgatattgctcagaatcggacgattcaagatgttccggaaagataaaatagagatctagaacttttatgttttgactttttccaaaatataatcaaaacatagtcgaattcaggcttaaAGTTTcacctttattttcttgcacaa from Cannabis sativa cultivar Pink pepper isolate KNU-18-1 chromosome 2, ASM2916894v1, whole genome shotgun sequence encodes:
- the LOC115720411 gene encoding spermidine coumaroyl-CoA acyltransferase-like, whose product is MSPQLNTTEFLVVKEEVELVKPSKATPSEVLSLSTLDNEANLECFSKAIYVYKAQHDHTNGVDPAEMIKQAVSDALVYYYPLAGRLKRLDHDGRLQLTCDATGVPYLVATANCRLSSLNYLDDIDFEMAKNLVFPSPTSDCPFVLQVTRFSCGGFTIGFGISHMVSDGFGAAQIFKALAELSKGKELSVKPVWERERLVGTPIKESLKLSMSHPATSPYMPSSDIVDEIFYLKSDTMKRLKDEIISGGSPSNVTTFEILAAFVWKARLRALELNHDGKTCLYFATGLRKLIDPPLPEGYYGNAFLTSAVELTGRELEDKSLSEIVNMIKEKKKDVLDNNYIRKSIDICETKLANRDNPKIKATGALMALTDWRNLGLVSDEFGSGWNVENVTSLPWDCFGSVDLCTFLPAPKSDPSLKGGVGILVSLPRLAMPKFKQEIDSLN